From one Thalassobaculum sp. OXR-137 genomic stretch:
- a CDS encoding DNA translocase FtsK produces MARASGRNENRTLLPVEATRYLQRRGEEAGGLALIAAAGLLAATIGAYDPADPSLNAAGSGTISHPFGYLGAVIADLLLQSLGAASALLVLIPAVWGWRILRHERVGRWPLRIALLPLSMVLATAALALVTPPSAWPLRAGLGGFLGPLMLTPAGAFASHLAPLGGLLPVAILSGLLSVAIGLWSAGIGLMDAARGVLGLFRHAATGAASGARMGARGAGAGVRLSARLGAGFSSGMRRKEPRLNDDDNGDDEDDVPWKEERQEPEAPRQAVRAAKAAAVRDPEPSVRRVEKPATPVKPRQATQRQFDLGPNDGSYAYPDLDLLTDPPAAASGPDEDSLEQNARMLESVLADFGVKGTIGKVRYGPVVTLYELEPAPGTKSSRVIGLSDDIARSMSAVSVRVAVVPGRNVIGIELPNARRETVYFRDVLESEAINASSHKLAIALGKDIGGTPIAVDLARMPHLLIAGTTGSGKSVAVNTMILSLLYRLPPDRCRFIMIDPKMLELSVYDGIPHLLSPVVTDPKKAVVALKWTVREMESRYRAMSKLGVRNIDGYNARIAEAVKKGEVLKRRVQTGFDADSGKPVFEEEPLDLVPLPYIVVVIDEVADLMLVAGKDIEGAVQRLAQMARAAGIHVIMATQRPSVDVITGTIKANFPTRISFQVTSKIDSRTILGEQGAEQLLGMGDMLYMAGGGRITRVHGPFCSDEEVEDVVRHLKTQGEPEYDETITEDDDGAADPLGFSGAGEGGGGSGDELYDQAVAIVAREGKASTSFIQRHLKIGYNRAATLIERMESEGVVSQANHVGKREVLVGDHSAD; encoded by the coding sequence ATGGCACGGGCGTCCGGCAGAAACGAAAATCGAACCCTTCTGCCGGTCGAGGCGACCCGGTACCTGCAGCGGCGCGGCGAGGAGGCGGGCGGTCTGGCCCTGATCGCCGCCGCCGGATTGCTGGCGGCGACCATCGGCGCCTACGACCCGGCCGATCCCTCGCTCAACGCGGCCGGATCCGGCACGATCTCCCATCCGTTCGGCTATCTCGGCGCGGTGATCGCCGATCTGCTGCTGCAATCGCTCGGCGCCGCCAGCGCCCTGCTGGTGCTGATCCCGGCCGTGTGGGGCTGGCGGATCCTGCGGCACGAGCGGGTCGGCCGCTGGCCCCTGCGAATCGCCCTGTTGCCCCTCTCCATGGTCCTGGCGACCGCCGCCCTCGCCCTCGTCACCCCACCCTCGGCCTGGCCGCTGCGCGCCGGGCTCGGCGGCTTCCTCGGTCCGCTGATGCTGACCCCGGCCGGCGCCTTCGCCAGCCACCTCGCCCCCCTGGGCGGATTGCTGCCGGTCGCCATCCTCTCCGGGCTGCTGTCCGTCGCCATCGGCCTGTGGTCGGCGGGGATCGGTCTGATGGACGCCGCCCGCGGCGTGCTCGGCCTGTTCCGCCACGCCGCCACCGGTGCCGCCAGCGGCGCGCGCATGGGCGCCCGCGGTGCCGGCGCCGGGGTGCGTCTCAGCGCCCGGCTCGGCGCCGGCTTCAGCTCGGGCATGCGCCGCAAGGAGCCGCGCCTGAACGACGATGACAACGGCGACGACGAGGACGACGTCCCCTGGAAGGAGGAACGCCAGGAGCCCGAAGCGCCGCGCCAGGCCGTGCGCGCCGCCAAGGCCGCCGCCGTGCGCGATCCGGAACCGTCGGTGCGTCGGGTGGAGAAGCCGGCGACTCCCGTCAAACCGCGCCAGGCGACCCAGCGTCAGTTCGATCTCGGCCCGAACGACGGCAGCTACGCCTATCCCGATCTCGACCTGCTGACCGATCCGCCGGCCGCCGCGAGCGGCCCGGACGAGGATTCCCTGGAACAGAACGCCCGGATGCTGGAAAGCGTGCTGGCCGATTTCGGGGTGAAGGGGACCATCGGCAAGGTCCGCTACGGTCCGGTCGTCACCCTATACGAGCTGGAGCCGGCCCCCGGCACAAAGTCGTCCCGGGTGATCGGCCTGTCGGACGACATCGCCCGCTCCATGAGCGCGGTGTCGGTCCGCGTCGCCGTGGTGCCCGGCCGCAACGTGATCGGCATCGAACTGCCGAACGCCCGGCGCGAAACCGTGTATTTCCGCGACGTTCTGGAATCCGAAGCGATCAACGCCTCGTCCCACAAGCTGGCGATCGCGCTCGGCAAGGATATCGGCGGCACGCCGATCGCCGTAGACCTCGCGCGCATGCCGCACCTGCTGATCGCCGGCACCACCGGCTCGGGCAAGTCGGTGGCGGTCAACACGATGATCCTGTCGCTGCTCTACCGCCTGCCGCCGGATCGCTGCCGCTTCATCATGATCGACCCGAAGATGCTGGAACTGTCGGTCTATGACGGCATCCCGCATCTGCTCTCCCCGGTCGTCACCGATCCGAAGAAGGCGGTCGTCGCGCTGAAATGGACCGTGCGGGAGATGGAGAGCCGCTACCGGGCCATGTCCAAGCTCGGCGTGCGCAACATCGACGGCTACAACGCCCGCATCGCCGAGGCGGTGAAGAAGGGCGAGGTGCTGAAGCGCCGGGTGCAGACCGGCTTCGACGCCGACAGCGGCAAGCCGGTGTTCGAGGAGGAGCCGCTCGATCTGGTGCCGCTGCCCTATATCGTCGTGGTGATCGACGAGGTGGCCGACCTGATGCTGGTCGCCGGCAAGGACATCGAAGGCGCGGTCCAGCGCCTGGCGCAGATGGCCCGTGCCGCCGGCATCCACGTGATCATGGCGACCCAGCGCCCCTCGGTCGACGTCATCACCGGTACCATCAAGGCCAACTTCCCGACCCGGATCTCGTTCCAGGTCACCTCCAAGATCGACAGCCGTACCATCCTGGGCGAGCAGGGGGCAGAGCAGCTCCTGGGCATGGGCGACATGCTCTACATGGCCGGCGGCGGGCGGATCACCCGCGTGCACGGGCCGTTCTGCTCCGACGAAGAGGTGGAGGACGTGGTCCGCCACCTGAAGACCCAGGGCGAGCCGGAATACGACGAGACCATCACCGAGGACGACGACGGTGCGGCCGACCCACTCGGCTTCTCCGGCGCCGGCGAGGGCGGCGGCGGCTCGGGCGACGAGCTGTACGACCAGGCAGTGGCCATCGTGGCGCGCGAGGGCAAGGCGTCCACCAGCTTCATCCAGCGCCACCTGAAGATCGGCTACAACCGGGCGGCCACCCTGATCGAACGCATGGAATCCGAAGGCGTGGTCAGCCAGGCCAACCATGTGGGCAAGCGCGAGGTGCTGGTCGGCGACCATTCGGCCGACTGA
- the amt gene encoding ammonium transporter, producing MKKFMSFSLLALAASVATVGFTKSASADVSVETAFIFNSFSFIFHGALVMWMAAGFAMLEGGLVRTKNTTMQLTKNIALYSIAGLMYWVIGYNLMYADVTGFFGTPGPWSAADPIDAEGLFTGDDAAGYSAASDWFFQMVFVATAASIVSGTLAERIKLLPFLVFTVVLTGVLYPIQGSWSWGGGWLSEAGFLDFAGSTIVHSVGGWAALTGAIILGARKGKFNADGSINPMPGSNLPMAALGTFILWLGWFGFNGGSQLAMGSAADVVAIATIYMNTNLAAAAGVVVALILTGVMYKKVDLTMLLNGALGGLVAITAEPLAPSPFTAIVVGGIGGVLVVFAVPLIDKLKIDDVVGAIPVHLVCGIWGTIAVIFSNGDATIVGQLTGIVGVAVFMIITSAILWFVLKLIFGLRPSEEDESLGLDRAENGMEAYPEFGRGSQTF from the coding sequence ATGAAGAAGTTCATGTCCTTCAGCCTGCTGGCCCTCGCGGCGTCCGTCGCGACGGTTGGCTTCACCAAGAGCGCGTCTGCCGACGTTTCGGTCGAGACCGCGTTCATCTTCAACTCATTCTCGTTCATCTTCCACGGCGCGCTGGTCATGTGGATGGCCGCCGGCTTCGCGATGCTCGAAGGCGGCCTGGTCCGGACCAAGAACACGACCATGCAGCTCACCAAGAACATCGCCCTCTATTCCATTGCGGGGCTGATGTACTGGGTGATCGGCTACAACCTGATGTATGCCGACGTCACCGGCTTCTTCGGCACCCCGGGCCCGTGGTCCGCGGCCGATCCGATCGACGCCGAGGGTCTGTTCACCGGCGACGATGCCGCCGGCTACAGCGCGGCCTCCGACTGGTTCTTCCAGATGGTGTTCGTCGCCACGGCCGCCTCGATCGTGTCCGGCACCCTCGCCGAGCGCATCAAGCTGCTGCCGTTCCTGGTGTTCACGGTCGTCCTGACCGGCGTCCTCTACCCGATCCAGGGCTCCTGGAGCTGGGGCGGCGGCTGGCTGTCCGAAGCCGGCTTCCTCGACTTCGCCGGCTCCACCATCGTGCACTCGGTGGGCGGCTGGGCGGCTCTGACCGGCGCCATCATCCTCGGTGCCCGTAAGGGTAAGTTCAACGCGGACGGCTCGATCAATCCGATGCCGGGCAGCAACCTGCCGATGGCCGCGCTGGGCACGTTCATCCTGTGGCTCGGCTGGTTCGGCTTTAACGGCGGCTCGCAGCTCGCCATGGGCTCCGCCGCCGACGTGGTCGCCATCGCCACCATCTACATGAACACCAACCTGGCCGCCGCGGCCGGTGTGGTGGTCGCCCTGATCCTGACGGGCGTCATGTACAAGAAGGTCGACCTGACCATGCTGCTGAACGGCGCCCTGGGCGGTCTGGTGGCCATCACGGCCGAGCCGCTGGCCCCGTCGCCGTTCACCGCGATCGTCGTCGGCGGTATCGGCGGCGTGCTGGTCGTCTTCGCGGTGCCGCTGATCGACAAGCTGAAGATCGACGACGTGGTCGGTGCCATTCCGGTCCACCTGGTCTGCGGCATCTGGGGCACCATCGCGGTGATCTTCTCCAACGGCGATGCGACCATCGTCGGCCAGCTCACCGGCATCGTCGGCGTGGCGGTCTTCATGATCATCACCTCGGCCATCCTGTGGTTCGTCCTGAAGCTGATCTTCGGCCTGCGGCCGAGCGAAGAGGACGAGTCCCTCGGTCTCGACCGTGCCGAGAACGGCATGGAGGCCTATCCGGAGTTCGGTCGCGGTTCCCAGACCTTCTGA
- a CDS encoding P-II family nitrogen regulator: MKLVMAIIKPFKLDEVRESLTGLGIQGLTVSEVKGFGRQKGQTEIYRGAEYSVNFLPKVKVEVVVADDMVGQVAEQIQKSANTGRIGDGKIFVLDVAQAVRIRTGETDADAL, encoded by the coding sequence ATGAAACTCGTCATGGCCATCATCAAGCCCTTCAAACTCGACGAAGTACGCGAGTCGCTGACGGGCCTGGGCATCCAGGGGCTCACTGTCAGCGAAGTGAAGGGTTTCGGCCGTCAGAAGGGCCAAACTGAAATCTATCGAGGCGCGGAATACTCCGTGAATTTCCTGCCGAAGGTGAAGGTCGAGGTCGTCGTCGCGGACGACATGGTCGGCCAGGTGGCGGAGCAGATCCAGAAGTCGGCGAATACCGGCCGGATCGGCGACGGCAAGATCTTCGTGCTGGACGTGGCCCAGGCGGTACGTATCCGCACGGGCGAAACCGACGCGGACGCGCTCTGA
- a CDS encoding cupin domain-containing protein, whose translation MADDEVKRLIDRMGLQAHPEGGWYTETYRDAPEGGGRGAVTQIYYLLSAGELSAWHRVNDATEIWHHYAGAPLVLTLSSNGHDAEAHTLGGDVLAGQKPQVVVPPGWWQTAESLGRWTLCGCTVAPAFEFAGFEMAPPDWRPTPRKPSGG comes from the coding sequence ATGGCGGATGACGAGGTCAAACGCCTGATCGACCGGATGGGCCTCCAGGCCCATCCGGAAGGCGGCTGGTACACGGAGACCTACCGCGACGCCCCGGAAGGCGGCGGGCGCGGGGCGGTCACGCAGATCTATTACCTGCTGTCGGCGGGCGAGCTGTCCGCCTGGCACCGGGTCAACGACGCCACGGAGATCTGGCATCACTACGCCGGCGCGCCGCTGGTGCTGACCCTGTCGTCGAACGGCCACGACGCCGAGGCCCATACATTGGGCGGCGACGTGCTGGCCGGCCAGAAGCCCCAGGTGGTGGTGCCGCCGGGCTGGTGGCAGACGGCGGAGAGCCTGGGCCGCTGGACCCTGTGCGGCTGCACCGTGGCCCCGGCCTTCGAGTTCGCCGGCTTCGAAATGGCCCCGCCGGACTGGCGCCCGACGCCGAGGAAACCGTCGGGGGGCTAA
- a CDS encoding cupin domain-containing protein has protein sequence MTALTPKAANHTGLGPLDSRYVDVDAMDWEPTQFPGVEWKVLLRDEESGLLTALFKWAPGSELPLHEHTRIEQTFVLEGSIEDEEGEVTAGNFVWRPAGSKHVARSRNGALLLGTFLKPNKFL, from the coding sequence GTGACCGCCCTGACCCCGAAGGCCGCGAACCATACCGGGCTCGGCCCGTTGGACTCGCGTTACGTGGATGTCGATGCCATGGACTGGGAGCCGACCCAGTTCCCCGGCGTGGAATGGAAGGTCCTCCTGCGCGACGAGGAGAGCGGGCTGCTGACGGCCCTGTTCAAATGGGCGCCGGGATCGGAGCTGCCGCTGCACGAGCATACGCGGATCGAGCAGACCTTCGTGCTGGAGGGCTCCATCGAGGACGAGGAGGGCGAGGTGACCGCCGGCAATTTCGTATGGCGCCCGGCGGGCTCCAAGCACGTGGCGAGATCGCGCAACGGCGCCCTGCTCCTGGGAACGTTTCTGAAGCCCAACAAATTTCTGTGA
- a CDS encoding RidA family protein has protein sequence MPHTRLRKFNTRDTYPDQSLDNDLCQAVVANGTVYLRGQVGTDFDGNLVGAGDPAAQTDQAMRNVETLLSEAGARLEDIVKITIFITRRQDREPVYRTVGKWLKGVFPVSTGLMVAGLAKEEWLMEIDVIAVIPEED, from the coding sequence ATGCCGCACACGCGTCTTCGCAAGTTCAACACCCGCGACACCTATCCCGACCAGTCGCTCGACAACGACCTGTGCCAGGCGGTGGTCGCCAACGGCACCGTCTATCTGCGCGGCCAGGTCGGCACCGATTTCGACGGCAATCTTGTGGGCGCCGGCGACCCGGCCGCCCAGACCGACCAGGCCATGCGCAACGTGGAGACCCTGCTCTCCGAGGCCGGGGCGCGGCTGGAGGACATCGTGAAGATCACGATCTTCATCACCCGCCGCCAGGACCGGGAGCCGGTCTACCGCACCGTCGGCAAATGGCTGAAGGGCGTGTTCCCGGTGTCCACCGGCCTGATGGTCGCCGGGCTGGCCAAGGAGGAATGGCTGATGGAGATCGACGTGATCGCCGTCATCCCGGAAGAGGACTGA
- a CDS encoding mandelate racemase/muconate lactonizing enzyme family protein, translating into MKIAAVEAIPLRIPFSHSGETKAFATGKWAMLDTCLVKVTTDTGLVGWGDAFAYHCLDAVTAAVEHMIAPAVIGEDARDIAGLNHRLQQKMHLFGRHGITIFAISGLDLALWDIAAKAAGMPLCQLFGGSPSIQLPAYSSLFILRDREAVVKDVKQSLEEGYKYIKLHEIAAEEVGAAREAAGDDIPIMVDTNCPWTPDQARRMAVELDEFDLHWLEEPIFPPEDFASLAHLRRETGVPIAAGENWCTAMMFGQAVQAGAVDYAQPSVTKVGGITEFRKTAAICEAAGVQIMPHSPYFGPGFLATLHLAAGLANPGLIERFYIRPEAMLYQRWLDPVDGFFAVPDMPGLGPEPDADVIKEYGVR; encoded by the coding sequence ATGAAGATCGCCGCCGTCGAGGCCATTCCCCTCCGCATCCCGTTCAGCCATAGCGGCGAGACCAAGGCCTTCGCGACGGGCAAATGGGCGATGCTCGACACCTGCCTGGTCAAGGTGACGACCGATACCGGTCTGGTGGGCTGGGGCGACGCCTTCGCCTATCACTGCCTGGACGCGGTGACGGCGGCGGTGGAGCACATGATCGCGCCGGCCGTGATCGGCGAGGACGCGCGCGACATCGCCGGGCTGAACCACCGGCTGCAGCAGAAGATGCACCTGTTCGGCCGCCACGGGATCACGATCTTCGCCATCTCCGGCCTGGACCTCGCCCTGTGGGACATCGCCGCCAAGGCGGCCGGCATGCCGCTGTGCCAGCTCTTCGGCGGCTCGCCGTCCATCCAGCTCCCGGCCTACTCCTCCCTGTTCATCCTGCGCGACCGGGAGGCGGTCGTTAAGGATGTGAAACAATCCCTGGAGGAGGGCTACAAGTACATCAAGCTGCACGAGATCGCCGCCGAGGAGGTCGGCGCGGCGCGCGAGGCGGCCGGCGACGACATCCCGATCATGGTCGACACCAACTGCCCCTGGACGCCGGATCAGGCGCGGCGCATGGCGGTGGAGCTGGACGAGTTCGACCTGCACTGGCTGGAGGAGCCGATCTTCCCGCCGGAGGATTTCGCCAGCCTCGCCCATCTGCGCCGGGAGACCGGCGTGCCGATCGCCGCCGGGGAGAACTGGTGCACGGCGATGATGTTCGGCCAGGCGGTGCAGGCGGGCGCGGTGGACTATGCGCAGCCGAGCGTGACCAAGGTCGGCGGCATCACCGAGTTCCGCAAGACCGCGGCGATCTGCGAGGCGGCCGGCGTGCAGATCATGCCGCACTCGCCGTATTTCGGCCCGGGCTTCCTGGCGACCCTGCACCTGGCGGCGGGGCTGGCCAATCCGGGGCTGATCGAGCGGTTCTACATCCGCCCGGAGGCGATGCTGTACCAGCGCTGGCTGGATCCGGTGGACGGGTTCTTCGCGGTCCCCGACATGCCGGGGCTGGGCCCGGAACCGGATGCGGATGTGATCAAGGAGTATGGGGTGCGGTAA
- a CDS encoding glutathione S-transferase, whose translation MKLYQSPASPYVRKVVVVAHEIGLIDQIELAAVKTAPGAPDADVAKANPVKKIPALVTDDGLSLFDSPVICEYLDSQHEGPKVFPEPGNARWHALRVQAAADGLLDAALLIIYEGRIRPEELHFKPWTDAQMSKVDGALAALNTWSEDFGDRVDIGTISAGCALGYLDFRFPDKDWRGENRALATWYERFSARPSMQATKPVG comes from the coding sequence ATGAAGCTGTACCAGTCGCCCGCCTCTCCCTATGTCCGCAAGGTCGTGGTCGTCGCCCATGAGATCGGCCTGATCGACCAGATCGAGCTTGCGGCGGTCAAGACGGCGCCCGGCGCACCCGATGCCGATGTGGCCAAGGCCAACCCGGTGAAGAAGATCCCGGCCCTGGTGACCGACGACGGCCTGTCCCTGTTCGACTCGCCGGTGATCTGCGAATACCTGGACAGCCAGCACGAGGGCCCGAAGGTGTTCCCGGAGCCGGGCAACGCCCGCTGGCACGCCCTGCGCGTCCAGGCGGCCGCCGACGGCCTGCTCGATGCCGCCCTGCTGATCATCTACGAGGGCCGGATCCGTCCCGAGGAGCTGCACTTCAAGCCCTGGACCGACGCCCAGATGAGCAAGGTCGACGGCGCCCTGGCCGCGCTGAACACTTGGTCGGAGGATTTCGGCGACCGGGTCGATATCGGCACCATCAGCGCCGGCTGCGCGCTCGGCTATCTCGACTTCCGCTTCCCGGACAAGGACTGGCGCGGCGAGAACCGGGCGCTGGCCACCTGGTACGAGCGGTTCTCCGCCCGGCCGTCCATGCAGGCGACCAAGCCGGTCGGCTGA
- the gloB gene encoding hydroxyacylglutathione hydrolase, with translation MPALEIVLVPALSDNYVYLLHDAASGATAVVDPGEAAPVEAALSERGWKLTHILNTHHHADHIDGNEALKAKYGATLVGPKAEAARIPDMDVTVAEGDTYDFAGHTAQVFDTPGHTTGHISLYFADSDALFPGDTLFSLGCGRMFEGTPAQFWDSLSKLRKLPDTTYIYCGHEYTASNAKFALSIDGGNDALKARAKEIEELRANGEPTIPSLLGQEKAINPFLRADDPEIAAAVGKPGADPVEVFAAVRKGKDNF, from the coding sequence ATGCCTGCTCTCGAAATCGTTCTCGTCCCGGCCCTGTCGGACAATTACGTCTATCTGCTGCACGACGCGGCCTCCGGTGCGACCGCCGTGGTCGATCCCGGCGAGGCGGCTCCGGTGGAGGCGGCCCTGTCCGAGCGTGGCTGGAAACTGACCCATATCCTCAACACCCACCACCACGCCGACCATATCGACGGCAACGAGGCGCTGAAGGCGAAGTACGGCGCCACCCTGGTCGGCCCGAAGGCCGAGGCGGCCCGCATCCCCGACATGGACGTGACCGTGGCCGAGGGCGACACCTACGACTTCGCCGGCCATACCGCCCAGGTGTTCGACACGCCGGGCCACACCACGGGCCACATCTCCCTCTACTTCGCCGACAGCGACGCCCTGTTCCCGGGCGACACCCTGTTCTCGCTCGGCTGCGGGCGGATGTTCGAAGGCACGCCGGCCCAGTTCTGGGACTCCCTGTCCAAGCTGCGGAAGCTCCCCGACACGACCTACATCTACTGCGGCCACGAATACACCGCCTCCAATGCCAAGTTCGCCCTGTCGATCGACGGCGGCAACGACGCCCTGAAGGCACGGGCGAAGGAGATCGAGGAGCTGCGGGCCAATGGCGAGCCGACGATCCCGTCGCTGCTTGGCCAGGAGAAGGCGATCAACCCGTTCCTGCGCGCCGACGATCCGGAGATCGCCGCCGCGGTCGGCAAGCCGGGCGCCGATCCGGTCGAGGTCTTCGCCGCCGTGCGCAAGGGCAAGGATAATTTCTGA
- a CDS encoding outer membrane lipoprotein carrier protein LolA: MIRARSFLAALLFTVAAAGAVTGMPSPAAAQGLTAEQKAEVQRVEDYFNQLTSMRSTFLQASSTGLVARGVVWLERPGRMRFEYAPPSPVLITADGIWLTYQDNDLEQTTQIPLISSPLSVLVSDDVDLMDELVVEDVQKGANVIRLQLRQRDEPDQGTVVLTFQDKPLSLKQWIITDAQGVEVKVALLDPVFGLDLPADLWRPNDFGRPSDDVGR, from the coding sequence ATGATCCGAGCCCGCTCCTTCCTAGCCGCCCTCCTGTTCACCGTCGCCGCCGCGGGGGCCGTCACCGGCATGCCCAGCCCGGCTGCCGCCCAGGGCCTCACCGCCGAGCAGAAGGCCGAGGTCCAGCGGGTCGAGGACTACTTCAACCAGCTCACGTCCATGCGTTCCACCTTCCTGCAGGCGAGCTCCACCGGGCTGGTGGCCCGCGGCGTGGTGTGGCTGGAGCGTCCGGGCCGCATGCGGTTCGAATACGCGCCGCCCTCGCCGGTGCTGATCACCGCCGACGGCATCTGGCTGACCTATCAGGACAACGACCTGGAGCAGACGACCCAGATCCCGCTGATCAGCTCGCCCCTGTCGGTGCTGGTCTCCGACGATGTGGACCTGATGGACGAGCTGGTGGTGGAAGACGTGCAGAAGGGCGCCAACGTGATCCGCCTGCAGCTCCGCCAGCGCGACGAACCGGACCAGGGCACCGTGGTCCTGACCTTCCAGGACAAGCCGCTGTCGCTGAAGCAGTGGATCATCACCGACGCCCAGGGGGTGGAAGTGAAGGTGGCGCTGCTCGACCCGGTCTTCGGCCTGGACCTGCCGGCCGACCTGTGGCGCCCGAACGATTTCGGCCGGCCGTCGGACGACGTGGGGCGGTAA
- a CDS encoding DMT family transporter, whose protein sequence is MTKGRATLIGFTAVLSWALLALFTALSGDVPPFQLLAMTFSVATAIGIVASLARGTSPLAHLRQPPVVWLLGVGGLFGYHFFYFLALRNAPAVEASLIAYLWPLLIVVFSALLPGERLRWFHVGGALLGLAGAALLVTKGQSLEIDPRYTLGYMAAGVCALTWSTYSVASRRFGDVPTDAVGGFCAAAAILAVPCHLIFETTIWPQTTAEWLAVLALGLGPVGGAFFTWDIGVKKGDIQVLGASSYAAPLLSTLVLVAAGLAPASAEVAIACVLIVGGAVLAAHRLLRRREADPGL, encoded by the coding sequence ATGACAAAAGGCCGTGCCACCCTGATCGGCTTCACCGCCGTGCTGAGCTGGGCGCTGCTCGCCCTGTTCACCGCCCTGTCCGGCGACGTGCCGCCGTTCCAGCTCCTGGCGATGACCTTCAGCGTGGCCACGGCGATCGGCATCGTCGCCTCCCTGGCCCGGGGCACGTCGCCGCTGGCCCATCTGCGCCAGCCGCCGGTGGTCTGGTTGCTCGGGGTCGGCGGACTGTTCGGCTACCACTTCTTCTACTTCCTGGCCTTGCGCAACGCGCCGGCGGTGGAGGCGAGCCTAATCGCCTACCTCTGGCCGCTCCTGATCGTGGTATTTTCCGCCCTGCTGCCGGGCGAGCGGCTGCGCTGGTTCCATGTGGGCGGCGCCCTGCTCGGCCTTGCCGGGGCCGCGCTCCTGGTCACCAAGGGGCAGAGTCTGGAGATCGACCCGCGCTACACGCTCGGCTACATGGCGGCCGGGGTCTGCGCGCTGACCTGGTCGACCTATTCCGTCGCCTCGCGTCGTTTCGGCGACGTACCGACCGATGCGGTGGGCGGATTCTGTGCGGCCGCCGCGATCCTGGCCGTGCCCTGCCATCTGATCTTCGAGACCACGATCTGGCCGCAGACCACCGCCGAATGGCTGGCGGTGCTGGCGCTCGGTCTGGGGCCGGTCGGCGGCGCGTTCTTCACCTGGGACATCGGCGTGAAGAAGGGCGATATCCAGGTGCTCGGCGCGTCCTCCTACGCCGCCCCGCTGCTATCGACCCTGGTGTTGGTGGCGGCCGGCCTGGCCCCGGCCTCGGCGGAGGTGGCGATCGCCTGCGTGCTCATCGTCGGCGGCGCGGTCCTGGCGGCACACCGCCTGTTGCGGCGCCGGGAGGCGGACCCGGGTCTTTAG
- a CDS encoding succinate dehydrogenase iron-sulfur subunit has protein sequence MAEFTLPANSKVKIGDTYKAPEGAKRVKKFKIYRYDPDKGANPRLDTYEIDMDDCAPMVLDALIKIKNEIDTTLTFRRSCREGICGSCSMNIDGTNTLACLKPIEDVKGDVHIYPLPHMPVIKDLVPDLSVPYAQLASVEPWLQADTPPSPTEERRQSPEEREKLDGLWECVLCFCCTTSCPSYWWNGDRYLGPAVLLQAYRWIADSRDERTGDRLDALEDPFRLYRCHTIMNCTKTCPKGLNPAKAIAEIKKLMVLRQ, from the coding sequence ATGGCCGAGTTCACTCTGCCCGCGAATTCCAAGGTCAAGATCGGCGACACGTACAAGGCGCCGGAGGGGGCCAAGCGGGTCAAGAAGTTCAAGATCTACCGTTACGATCCGGACAAGGGCGCCAATCCGCGCCTGGATACCTACGAGATCGACATGGACGATTGCGCGCCGATGGTTCTCGACGCGCTGATCAAGATCAAGAACGAGATCGACACCACCCTGACCTTCCGCCGGTCCTGCCGCGAGGGCATCTGCGGCTCGTGCTCGATGAACATCGACGGCACGAACACGCTGGCCTGCCTGAAGCCGATCGAGGATGTGAAGGGCGACGTCCACATCTACCCGCTGCCGCACATGCCGGTGATCAAGGACCTGGTCCCGGATCTCTCGGTGCCCTACGCGCAGCTCGCCTCGGTGGAGCCCTGGCTGCAGGCCGACACCCCGCCCTCGCCGACCGAGGAGCGCCGGCAGTCGCCGGAGGAGCGCGAGAAGCTCGACGGGTTGTGGGAATGCGTCCTGTGCTTCTGCTGCACGACGTCCTGCCCGAGCTACTGGTGGAACGGCGACCGCTATCTGGGTCCGGCCGTGCTGCTGCAGGCCTATCGCTGGATCGCCGACAGCCGCGACGAGCGCACCGGCGATCGTCTGGACGCGCTGGAGGATCCGTTCCGCCTGTACCGCTGCCACACGATCATGAACTGCACCAAGACCTGCCCGAAGGGCCTGAACCCGGCGAAGGCGATCGCCGAGATCAAGAAGCTCATGGTGCTGCGCCAGTAG